The proteins below come from a single Musa acuminata AAA Group cultivar baxijiao unplaced genomic scaffold, Cavendish_Baxijiao_AAA HiC_scaffold_1089, whole genome shotgun sequence genomic window:
- the LOC103986665 gene encoding GTP-binding nuclear protein Ran-3: MALPNQQTVDYPSFKLVLVGDGGTGKTTFVKRHLTGEFEKKYEPTIGVEVHPLDFFTNCGKIRFYCWDTAGQEKFGGLRDGYYIHGQCAIIMFDVTARLTYKNVPTWHRDLCRVCENIPIVLCGNKVDVKNRQVKAKQVTFHRKKNLQYYEISAKSNYNFEKPFLYLARKLAGDQNLHFVESPALAPPEVQIDLAAQQQHEAELAAAAAQPLPDDDDDLFI, from the exons ATG GCATTGCCGAACCAGCAAACTGTCGATTACCCGAGCTTTAAACTCGTTCTCGTTGGTGATGGAGGAACTG GGAAAACTACCTTTGTGAAGAGGCATCTTACTGGTGAATTCGAGAAGAAGTATGAGC CTACCATTGGTGTTGAGGTCCATCCGTTGGATTTCTTTACAAACTGTGGGAAGATCAGATTCTATTGCTGGGACACAGCTGGCCAAGAGAAATTTGGTGGTCTCAGGGATGGATACTA CATTCATGGTCAATGTGCTATTATCATGTTCGATGTCACTGCCAGGTTAACCTACAAAAATGTCCCGACATGGCACCGGGATCTATGCAG GGTCTGTGAGAATATTCCTATTGTTCTCTGTGGAAACAAGGTTGATGTGAAGAACAGGCAGGTTAAAGCAAAGCAAGTTACATTCCACAGGAAGAAGAACCTTCAATATTATGAGATTTCGGCAAAGAGCAATTACAACTTTGAGAAGCCCTTCCTTTATCTTGCTAGAAAACTTGCTGG GGACCAAAACCTTCACTTTGTCGAATCACCTGCTCTTGCGCCTCCAGAAGTCCAGATTGACCTTGCCGCACAGCAACA ACATGAAGCGGAGTTGGCTGCAGCTGCTGCGCAACCTCTtcctgatgacgatgatgatttatttatttga
- the LOC135666391 gene encoding IQ domain-containing protein IQM2-like has protein sequence MPISFSFPEVDDDAKDESSKAILNDNVRPAQRSLSFKGRDANPSTVKTLQPGKLVVKGSLSFNNTRQMRPYHFETTISLVNPTTEDDNSKSSNEPAVSRFTVLKDRPKHEAAVKLQKVYKSFRTRRQLADCAVIVEQQWWKLIDFALLKLSSVSFFDIEKQESAVSRWSRARTRAAKVGKGLSKDQKAQKLALQHWLEAIDPRHRYGHNLHFYYDYWLHSESRQPFFYWLDVGEGKETDLESKCTRLKLQQQCIKYLGPREREAYEVVVKDGKFIYKPSSVLLHTSEVPKDSKWIFVLSTSKNLYVGQKKRGTFQHSSFLAGGATSAAGRLVVENGVLKALWPHSGHYQPTEENFKEFMSFLQEIGIDLTDVRRSPTEGDDLPWRGHRSSYSDINLPDDITIDPQPEEQLSHASTGEISNDARTGSSNDDLQRKGVLRDTEEEAGEETNNPRESKSISSEEEKPEGCERDFSDALQQKEEETSIPSELILRRINSKKGLTSCQLGKQLSFKWATGTGPRIACVRDYPSEIQCRALEQVKLSPRTAATSRFASPRTTASQSPKMSN, from the exons ATGCCAATATCATTTTCGTTCCCAGAAGTTGATGATGATGCCAAGGATGAAAGCTCAAAAGCAATTCTCAATGACAATGTGAGGCCAGCCCAGAGGTCTTTGAGCTTCAAGGGTCGAGATGCCAATCCTTCCACGGTCAAAACTCTGCAGCCGGGCAAGTTAGTAGTCAAAGGATCCCTGAGCTTCAACAACACAAGGCAGATGCGCCCTTACCACTTTGAAACGACGATCTCGCTAGTGAATCCTACCACCGAAGACGACAACTCGAAAAGTTCAAATGAGCCTGCAGTTTCAAGGTTTACTGTTTTGAAGGACAGGCCGAAGCATGAAGCTGCTGTGAAGTTGCAGAAAGTCTACAAAAGCTTTCGTACAAGAAGGCAGCTTGCAGATTGTGCTGTCATCGTAGAGCAGCAATG GTGGAAATTGATAGACTTTGCACTGCTCAAGCTGAGTTCTGTGTCGTTTTTCGACATTGAGAAACAAGAATCAGCTGTTTCTCGATGGTCGAGAGCAAGAACCAGAGCTGCCAAG GTTGGCAAGGGGTTATCAAAGGACCAAAAAGCTCAAAAACTTGCCTTGCAACATTGGCTAGAAGCG ATTGATCCTCGACATCGCTATGGTCACAATCTCCATTTCTACTATGACTATTGGCTCCACAGTGAAAGCAGGCAGCCCTTCTTCTACTG GCTTGACGTGGGAGAAGGAAAGGAGACAGATCTTGAATCAAAGTGCACGAGATTAAAGCTTCAGCAGCAGTGCATAAAGTATCTTGGACCC agagaaagagaggcttATGAAGTTGTAGTCAAGGATGGGAAGTTCATTTACAAGCCGAGCAGTGTACTTCTGCACACTTCTGAGGTTCCCAAAGATTCAAAGTGGATCTTTGTTTTAAGCACATCAAAGAATCTATACGTTGGTCAG AAGAAAAGAGGCACATTTCAGCATTCTAGTTTTCTCGCTGGAGGAGCTACGTCTGCTGCAGGAAGATTAGTAGTGGAGAATGGGGTTCTTAAG GCCTTGTGGCCTCACAGTGGGCACTACCAACCCACAGAAGAGAATTTCAAGGAGTTCATGAGCTTTCTTCAAGAAATCGGCATCGATCTAACTGATGTTAGG AGAAGTCCCACCGAAGGCGATGATTTGCCCTGGAGAGGTCACAGAAGCAGCTATTCCGACATAAACTTGCCTGATGACATCACCATCGACCCTCAACCTGAAGAACAATTGTCTCATGCATCTACTGGAGAGATAAGCAACGATGCAAGAACCGGCTCTTCGAATGACGACCTGCAGCGCAAGGGAGTCCTCAGGGACACCGAAGAAGAAGCAGGCGAGGAGACAAATAACCCGAGAGAGTCAAAGAGTATCAGTTCGGAGGAAGAAAAACCTGAAGGATGCGAACGAGACTTCTCTGACGCCTTACAACAAAAGGAGGAAGAAACATCCATACCGTCGGAGCTGATCCTTCGAAGGATCAACTCAAAGAAAGGGCTGACGTCCTGTCAGCTGGGGAAGCAGCTATCTTTCAAGTGGGCAACCGGGACAGGGCCGCGGATCGCCTGCGTGAGGGACTATCCATCCGAGATTCAGTGCCGTGCTCTCGAACAAGTAAAATTGTCGCCACGAACTGCTGCGACTTCTAGATTTGCCTCTCCTCGGACTACAGCCAGCCAAAGCCCAAAGATGTCAAACTGA
- the LOC135666386 gene encoding uncharacterized protein LOC135666386, producing the protein MQHHQRSPHRTVIQMYRGGSSYASGSRSATRRHVDYGRTYVAWPKGRHRATVVWLHGLGDNGASWYQLLETLPLPNIKWICPTAPTRPVSLFGGFPCAAWFDIADPSQDGPDDADGLEASAAHIANLLSSEPADVKLGIGGFSMGAATALYSASCFAHGRYGNGGRYPINLSAVVGLSGWLPCSRSLKTKVESSLEAARRAASLPLLLCHGTGDGVVPYKQGERSAETLRMSGFRNLRFEAYNGLEHYTIPEEMDAVCKWITARMQLDGSRA; encoded by the exons ATGCAACATCACCAGCGCTCCCCGCACAGGACGGTGATCCAAATGTACCGCGGCGGCAGCTCGTACGCCTCCG GTTCGAGGAGTGCGACCAGGAGGCATGTCGACTACGGGAGGACTTACGTTGCCTGGCCGAAGGGCAGACATCGGGCCACCGTCGTCTGGCTTCACGGTTTAGGAGACAATGGCGCAAG CTGGTACCAGCTCCTGGAAACCCTTCCTCTGCCAAAC ATCAAGTGGATATGTCCTACTGCTCCTACCCGACCTGTGTCTCTTTTTGGTGGATTTCCATGCGCAGCAT GGTTCGACATTGCGGACCCTTCACAGGATGGTCCTGATGACGCCGATGGATTGGAAGCTTCAGCAGCACATATCGCAAATCTTTTGTCGTCTGAGCCAGCTGATG TAAAACTTGGAATCGGTGGGTTCAGTATGGGTGCCGCGACTGCCTTGTATTCTGCTTCTTGCTTCGCACATGGAAGATACGGAAATGGAGGCCGATATCCCATAAACCTCAGTGCAGTCGTTGGTCTCAGCGGCTGGCTTCCCTGTTCCAG GAGCTTGAAGACCAAGGTGGAAAGCTCACTGGAAGCTGCAAGGCGAGCTGCCTCCTTGCCACTTTTGCTCTGTCATGGAACAG GGGATGGAGTGGTTCCCTATAAACAGGGAGAAAGGTCTGCGGAGACGTTAAGGATGTCGGGGTTTCGAAATCTCAGGTTTGAGGCCTACAATGG ACTCGAGCATTATACGATTCCGGAGGAAATGGATGCCGTCTGCAAGTGGATCACCGCGAGGATGCAGCTCGATGGgtctcgcgcttga
- the LOC135666387 gene encoding small ribosomal subunit protein uS15-like, with the protein MGRMHSRGKGISSSALPYKRTPPSWLKISAAEVEESICKFSKKGLTPSQIGVILRDSHGIAQVKSVTGNKILRILKAHGLQPGIPEDLYFLIKKAVAIRKHLERNKKDKDSKFRLILVESRIHRLTRYYKRTKQVPATYKYVSGSAAETMVA; encoded by the exons atggGTCGTATGCACAGTCGCGG AAAGGGTATATCCTCGTCGGCGCTGCCGTACAAGAGGACTCCGCCGAGTTGGCTCAAGATCTCTGCTGCAGAA GTGGAGGAAAGCATCTGCAAGTTTTCTAAGAAGGGTCTGACTCCGTCGCAGATTGGTGTTATTCTTCGTGACTCTCATGGCATCGCCCAGGTCAAGAGTGTCACCGGGAACAAGATCCTCCGTATCCTCAAGGCCCACG GTCTTCAACCGGGGATTCCGGAAGATCTGTATTTTCTGATTAAGAAGGCTGTGGCAATCAGGAAGCACTTGGAGAGAAACAAGAAGGACAAGGATTCCAAGTTCAGGCTGATCCTTGTGGAGAGCAGGATTCACCGCCTGACCCGATACTACAAGAGGACCAAGCAGGTTCCTGCAACCTATAAATA TGTCTCCGGATCTGCTGCTGAAACTATGGTGGCTTAG
- the LOC135666393 gene encoding uncharacterized protein LOC135666393 → MFDGSVALSYSAVNFPIHVVEELNKHRIHFRSRPSSTSSLAPKPASTSSTSGKPEPVSSPSGNGYNGPFLDLSNTVGVLGGVSAASTLRFLEKLVQWSSSDGQETPPFVVCNNPVLNRELALHQSGWDCCTQSAGSIVVENLRRERVFLERAGARCIAMPCHVSHAWRDEIAEGCSVPLLDAGDCVAKELKAANLKPVEMGSNARIGILAMDALIVARLYQQKLENQGFEVLLPDKATMEHIVIPAREAFDREDMEGARNLLRISIQVLLVRAVSSIILVSDYMHGLLPADDPLLGKCVDPMDALVRATVLWATSTEEDKQ, encoded by the exons ATGTTTGATGGGAGCGTGGCATTGTCATACAGCGCTGTGAACTTTCCTATCCACGTCGTGGAGGAGCTGAACAAGCACCGGATCCATTTTAGATCTCGGccatcttctacttcttctcttgctCCGAAACCAGCTTCTACATCGTCCACCTCTGGGAAGCCCGAGCCGGTTTCGTCTCCTTCGGGGAATGGGTACAACGGTCCTTTCCTGGACTTGTCTAACACTGTGGGTGTCCTGGGTGGGGTTTCAGCGGCTTCCACCCTCAGGTTCTTGGAGAAGCTCGTCCAATGGAGCTCCTCGGATGGGCAGGAGACTCCCCCTTTTGTCGTTTGCAATAACCCTGTGCTGAACCGAGAGCTCGCTCTGCATCAGAGCGGTTGGGACTGCTGCACGCAATCTGCTGGTTCTATTGTCGTGGAGAATCTCCGTCGGGAGAGGGTCTTCCTGGAGAGGGCTGGAGCTCGTTGCATCGCTATGCCGTGCCACGTCTCGCACGCTTGGCGCGATGAGATCGCCGAGGGGTGCTCTGTGCCACTCCTCGACGCCGGCGACTGTGTCGCCAAGGAACTGAAAGCAGCAAACCTGAAGCCGGTTGAAATGGGAAGCAACGCTCGCATAGGAATTCTTGCCATGGACGCATTAATCGTCGCTCGGCTGTATCAGCAAAAACTCGAAAACCAG GGTTTCGAGGTGCTGCTACCCGACAAAGCAACCATGGAGCACATTGTCATCCCTGCAAGGGAGGCATTCGACAGGGAAGACATGGAAGGTGCAAGAAATCTGTTGAGGATATCGATTCAAGTTCTTCTGGTGAGGGCTGTCAGTAGCATTATTCTTGTCTCTGATTACATGCATGGACTCTTACCCGCGGACGACCCACTGCTGGGGAAATGTGTTGACCCCATGGATGCTTTGGTCAGAGCCACTGTCCTCTGGGCTACATCAACCGAAGAAGACAAACAGTAA
- the LOC135666384 gene encoding uncharacterized protein LOC135666384: MFDGSVALSYSAVNFPIHVVEELNKHRIHFRSRPSSTSSLAPKPASTSSTSGKPEPVSSPSGNGYNGPFLDLSNTVGVLGGVSAASTLRFLEKLVQWSSSDGQETPPFVVCNDPVLNRELALHQSGWDCCTQSAGSIVVENLRRERVFLERAGARCIAMPCHVAHAWRDEIAEGCSVPLLDAGDCVAKELKAANLKPVEMGSNARIGILAMDALIVARLYQQKLENQGFEVLLPDKATMEHIVIPAREAFDREDMEGARNLLRISIQVLLVRAVSSIILVSDYMHGLLPADDPLLGKCVDPMDALVRATVLWATSTEEDKQ; encoded by the exons ATGTTTGATGGGAGCGTGGCATTGTCATACAGCGCTGTGAACTTTCCTATCCACGTCGTGGAGGAGCTGAACAAGCACCGGATCCATTTTAGATCTCGGCCATCTTCTACCTCTTCTCTTGCTCCGAAACCAGCTTCTACATCGTCCACCTCTGGGAAGCCTGAGCCGGTTTCGTCTCCTTCGGGGAATGGGTACAACGGTCCTTTCCTGGACTTGTCTAACACTGTGGGTGTCCTGGGTGGGGTTTCAGCTGCTTCCACCCTCAGGTTCTTGGAGAAGCTCGTCCAATGGAGCTCCTCGGATGGGCAGGAGACTCCCCCTTTTGTCGTTTGCAATGACCCTGTGCTGAACCGAGAGCTCGCTCTGCATCAGAGCGGTTGGGACTGCTGCACGCAATCTGCTGGTTCTATTGTCGTGGAGAATCTCCGTCGGGAGAGGGTCTTCCTGGAGAGGGCTGGAGCTCGTTGCATCGCTATGCCGTGCCACGTCGCGCACGCTTGGCGCGATGAGATCGCCGAGGGGTGCTCTGTGCCACTCCTCGACGCCGGTGACTGTGTCGCCAAGGAACTGAAAGCAGCAAACCTGAAGCCGGTTGAAATGGGAAGCAACGCTCGCATAGGAATTCTGGCCATGGACGCATTAATCGTGGCTCGGCTGTATCAGCAAAAACTTGAAAACCAG GGTTTCGAGGTGCTGCTACCCGACAAAGCAACCATGGAGCACATTGTCATCCCTGCAAGGGAGGCATTCGACAGGGAAGACATGGAAGGTGCAAGAAATCTGTTGAGGATATCGATTCAAGTTCTTCTGGTGAGGGCTGTCAGTAGCATTATTCTTGTCTCTGATTACATGCATGGACTCTTACCCGCGGACGACCCACTGCTGGGGAAATGTGTTGACCCCATGGATGCTTTGGTCAGAGCCACTGTACTCTGGGCTACATCAACCGAAGAAGACAAACAGTAA
- the LOC135666388 gene encoding small ribosomal subunit protein uS15-like: MGRMHSRGKGISSSALPYKRTPPSWLKISAAEVEESICKFSKKGLTPSQIGVILRDSHGIAQVKSVTGNKILRILKAHGLQPGIPEDLYFLIKKAVAIRKHLERNKKDKDSKFRLILVESRIHRLTRYYKRTKQVPATYKYVSGSAAETMVA; the protein is encoded by the exons ATGGGTCGTATGCACAGTCGCGG AAAGGGTATATCCTCGTCGGCGCTGCCGTACAAGAGGACTCCGCCGAGTTGGCTCAAGATCTCTGCTGCAGAA GTGGAGGAAAGCATCTGCAAGTTTTCCAAGAAGGGGCTGACTCCGTCGCAGATTGGTGTTATTCTTCGTGACTCTCATGGCATCGCCCAGGTCAAGAGTGTCACCGGGAACAAGATCCTCCGGATCCTCAAGGCCCACG GTCTTCAACCGGGGATTCCGGAAGATCTGTATTTTCTGATTAAGAAGGCTGTGGCAATCAGGAAGCACTTGGAGAGAAACAAGAAGGACAAGGATTCCAAGTTCAGGCTGATCCTTGTGGAGAGCAGGATCCACCGCCTGACCCGATACTACAAGAGGACCAAGCAGGTTCCTGCAACCTATAAATA TGTCTCCGGATCTGCTGCTGAAACTATGGTGGCTTAG
- the LOC103986757 gene encoding IQ domain-containing protein IQM2-like: MPISFSFPEVDDDAKDESSKAILNDNVRPALRSLSFKGRDANPSTVKTLQPGKLVVKGSLSFNNTRQMRPYHFETMISLVNPTTEDDNSKSSNEPAVSRFTVLKDRPKHEAAVKLQKVYKSFRTRRQLADCAVIVEQQWWKLIDFALLKLSSVSFFDIEKEESAVSRWSRARTRAAKVGKGLSKDQKAQKLALQHWLEAIDPRHRYGHNLHFYYDYWLHSESRQPYFYWLDVGEGKEINLESKCTRLKLQQQCIKYLGPVSTINASSMKFMRNVAYETKSCDTFQREREAYQVVVKDGKFIYKLSSVLLHTSEVPKDSKWIFVLSTSKNLYVGQKKRGTFQHSSFLAGGATSAAGRLVVENGVLKAVWPHSGHYQPTEENFEEFMSFLQEIGIDLTDVRRSPTDGDDLPWRGHRSSYSDINLPDDITIDPQPEEQLSHASTGEISNDARTGFSNDDLQRKGVLRDTEEEAGEETNNPRESKSISSNETSLTPHNKRRKKHPYRRC, translated from the exons ATGCCAATATCATTTTCGTTCCCAGAAGTTGATGATGATGCCAAGGATGAAAGCTCAAAAGCCATTCTCAATGACAATGTGAGGCCGGCCCTGAGGTCTTTGAGCTTCAAGGGTCGAGATGCCAATCCTTCCACGGTCAAAACTCTGCAGCCGGGCAAGTTAGTAGTCAAAGGATCCCTGAGCTTCAACAACACAAGGCAGATGCGCCCTTACCACTTTGAAACGATGATATCGCTAGTGAATCCTACCACCGAAGACGACAACTCGAAAAGTTCAAATGAGCCTGCAGTTTCAAGGTTTACTGTTTTGAAGGACAGGCCGAAGCATGAAGCTGCTGTGAAGTTGCAGAAAGTCTACAAAAGCTTTCGTACAAGAAGGCAGCTTGCAGATTGTGCTGTCATCGTAGAGCAGCAATG GTGGAAATTGATAGACTTTGCACTGCTCAAGCTGAGTTCTGTGTCGTTTTTCGACATTGAGAAAGAAGAATCAGCTGTTTCTCGATGGTCGAGAGCAAGAACCAGAGCTGCCAAG GTTGGCAAGGGGTTATCAAAGGACCAAAAAGCTCAAAAACTTGCCTTGCAACATTGGCTAGAAGCG ATTGATCCTCGACATCGCTATGGTCACAATCTCCATTTCTACTATGACTATTGGCTCCACAGTGAAAGCAGGCAGCCCTACTTCTACTG GCTTGATGTGGGAGAAGGAAAGGAGATCAATCTTGAATCAAAGTGCACGAGATTAAAGCTTCAGCAGCAGTGCATAAAGTATCTTGGACCCGTAAGCACTATAAATGCTTCTTCCATGAAATTTATGCGGAATGTAGCATATGAAACAAAATCTTGTGATACAtttcagagagaaagagaggcctATCAAGTTGTAGTCAAGGATGGGAAGTTCATTTACAAGCTGAGCAGTGTACTTCTGCACACTTCTGAGGTTCCCAAAGATTCAAAGTGGATCTTTGTTTTAAGCACATCAAAGAATCTATACGTTGGTCAG AAGAAAAGAGGCACATTTCAGCATTCTAGTTTTCTCGCTGGAGGAGCTACGTCTGCTGCAGGAAGATTAGTAGTGGAGAATGGGGTTCTTAAG GCCGTGTGGCCTCACAGTGGGCACTACCAACCCACAGAAGAGAATTTCGAGGAGTTCATGAGCTTTCTTCAAGAAATCGGCATCGATCTAACTGACGTCAGG AGAAGTCCCACCGATGGCGATGATTTGCCCTGGAGAGGTCACAGAAGCAGCTATTCTGACATAAACTTGCCTGATGACATCACCATCGACCCTCAACCTGAAGAACAATTGTCTCATGCATCTACTGGAGAGATAAGCAACGATGCAAGAACTGGCTTTTCGAATGACGACCTGCAGCGCAAGGGAGTCCTCAGGGACACTGAAGAAGAAGCAGGCGAGGAGACAAATAACCCGAGAGAGTCAAAGAGTATCAGTTCGAACGAGACTTCTCTGACGCCGCACAACAAAAGGAGGAAGAAACATCCATACCGTCGGTGCTGA